In the Solibacillus sp. FSL K6-1523 genome, one interval contains:
- the hydA gene encoding dihydropyrimidinase yields the protein MKKLITGGLITTATDVYEADLLIENGKVIQIGKKLLAEGAEIIDATGKYVMPGGIDPHTHLDMPFNNTVTDDDWKSGTIAAAFGGTTTILDFCLTAGEEKLGTAVEKWHEKAKGNAAIDYGFHLMIGDLTPETEAELPVLLEQEGITSVKVFMAYAKEFQATDRTLFKAFKIAKEAGAIVMVHCENGSVIDELVEEAKQAGHTAPIYHALTRPAELEGEATKRAIELAHIAGAKLYVVHVTCKEAVDEIIAAREKGYDVYGETCPPYLTLDQSALAQPGFEGAKYVWSPPLRPKSHQTHLWNALKAKQLQTIGSDQCSFSFNGKKQLGLNDFSKIPNGGPFIEDRCAILYSEGVAKGKISINEFVDMTSTSAAKIFGLYPQKGTIAIGSDADIVLFDPTVKRVISANTHHMNVDYNPYEGWEVTGDPISVLVRGEYVIKNKEFVGVLGSGQYIKRQLTPATVEAINI from the coding sequence GTGAAAAAATTGATTACAGGTGGATTAATTACAACGGCAACAGATGTATATGAGGCAGATTTATTAATAGAAAACGGAAAAGTTATTCAAATAGGAAAAAAACTATTAGCAGAAGGTGCAGAAATCATCGATGCAACTGGTAAATACGTTATGCCAGGGGGAATTGATCCACATACGCACTTGGATATGCCGTTTAATAACACAGTGACAGACGATGATTGGAAATCTGGTACGATTGCGGCCGCATTCGGTGGTACGACAACGATTTTAGATTTTTGTTTAACTGCTGGTGAAGAGAAACTGGGAACAGCTGTTGAGAAGTGGCATGAAAAAGCAAAAGGCAACGCGGCGATTGATTACGGCTTTCATTTGATGATTGGTGATTTAACGCCTGAAACAGAAGCGGAATTACCGGTATTACTAGAGCAAGAAGGAATTACGTCGGTGAAAGTGTTTATGGCTTACGCGAAAGAATTCCAAGCGACAGACCGCACCCTTTTTAAAGCATTTAAAATTGCAAAAGAGGCGGGGGCTATCGTAATGGTGCACTGTGAAAATGGCTCCGTTATCGATGAACTAGTAGAGGAAGCAAAGCAAGCGGGGCATACAGCGCCAATTTATCATGCACTGACGCGTCCAGCGGAATTAGAAGGCGAAGCGACAAAACGTGCAATTGAGTTGGCACATATTGCAGGTGCCAAGCTTTACGTTGTACACGTTACTTGCAAAGAGGCAGTAGATGAAATTATTGCAGCGCGTGAAAAAGGATATGACGTGTACGGGGAAACATGTCCTCCCTATTTAACGCTTGATCAATCGGCTTTAGCACAGCCAGGTTTTGAGGGCGCGAAATATGTTTGGTCACCACCACTTCGTCCAAAATCGCATCAAACGCATTTATGGAACGCTCTAAAAGCGAAACAACTGCAAACAATCGGCTCGGATCAATGTTCATTTAGCTTTAATGGGAAGAAACAATTAGGTTTGAATGATTTCTCTAAAATTCCAAACGGGGGTCCGTTTATTGAAGATCGCTGTGCCATTTTATATTCAGAAGGTGTAGCGAAAGGGAAGATTTCAATTAATGAATTCGTCGATATGACTTCGACGAGTGCTGCAAAAATTTTCGGTTTATACCCGCAAAAAGGCACAATCGCAATTGGCTCTGATGCAGATATCGTACTTTTTGATCCGACAGTAAAACGAGTTATTTCAGCGAATACACATCATATGAATGTGGATTATAACCCATATGAAGGTTGGGAAGTGACAGGTGATCCGATTAGTGTACTTGTGCGCGGCGAGTACGTCATTAAGAATAAAGAATTTGTAGGGGTGTTAGGTAGTGGACAATATATTAAACGTCAATTAACACCAGCTACTGTAGAAGCAATCAACATTTAA
- a CDS encoding NAD(P)-dependent oxidoreductase, protein MNPIQENAMSAQLKRNFVEMNSRMTKNEAIEEANRCLYCYDAPCITACPTSIPIPNFIKKIASSNMKGSAMTIMDANPIGASCARVCPTEELCEGACVLNASTKPIKIGHLQRYATDWAIESGVELFKKGQTNGQKIAIIGSGPAGLSAARELSRFGYAVTIFEAEAKAGGLGSYGIVSFRLPNEVVDWEVEQIVKLGVEIKTNTTVGVDITPNEILAQYDRVILAIGMGAVPNLGIEGEPLDGVHDAIEFVKNTKVGALTEDLIGKRVVVIGAGNTAIDGATCAKRLGAEQVEILYRRTEKEMTAYQFEYEFAKQDGVGFKWLTAPTKIIGDEAGKVMALECVKMKLGEAGADGRQRPEVVEGSEFIMEVDAVIKAIGQTRFVSLIEAFGLQHINGVVDIDETTMQTSNAKVFACGDVVFGNGQGEAMVVTAAQQGKDAAYIIHEQLKKTSEIA, encoded by the coding sequence ATGAATCCGATTCAAGAAAATGCAATGTCTGCACAACTGAAGCGAAACTTTGTTGAAATGAATAGCAGGATGACAAAAAATGAAGCGATTGAAGAGGCGAACCGTTGTCTTTACTGCTATGACGCACCTTGTATTACAGCTTGTCCGACAAGTATTCCAATTCCAAATTTCATTAAAAAAATTGCTTCAAGTAATATGAAAGGTTCAGCGATGACGATTATGGATGCGAATCCGATTGGTGCGAGCTGTGCGAGAGTTTGTCCGACAGAAGAATTGTGTGAGGGAGCATGTGTTTTAAATGCTTCTACAAAACCAATCAAAATCGGTCACTTACAACGTTACGCAACCGATTGGGCGATCGAATCGGGCGTGGAGCTATTTAAAAAAGGTCAAACAAATGGGCAAAAAATAGCGATTATTGGTTCGGGTCCTGCTGGTTTATCTGCAGCACGTGAACTAAGTCGTTTTGGCTATGCTGTCACAATTTTTGAAGCTGAAGCAAAAGCAGGCGGTTTAGGAAGCTATGGAATCGTATCATTCCGCTTACCAAATGAGGTCGTGGATTGGGAAGTGGAGCAAATTGTAAAGCTTGGTGTGGAAATAAAAACAAATACAACAGTTGGCGTAGATATTACACCTAATGAAATTTTAGCACAATATGATCGTGTTATTTTAGCAATTGGGATGGGGGCTGTACCGAATCTTGGTATCGAAGGCGAACCACTAGACGGCGTGCATGATGCCATCGAGTTTGTAAAGAACACGAAAGTTGGCGCTCTTACTGAAGATTTAATCGGTAAACGGGTTGTCGTTATCGGTGCTGGAAATACAGCGATTGATGGAGCAACTTGTGCGAAACGATTAGGTGCTGAACAAGTAGAAATTCTTTACCGCAGAACTGAAAAAGAAATGACGGCCTACCAATTTGAATATGAATTTGCTAAGCAAGATGGCGTTGGATTTAAGTGGCTAACAGCGCCGACGAAAATTATCGGTGACGAAGCAGGAAAAGTAATGGCGCTTGAATGCGTCAAAATGAAGCTAGGCGAAGCAGGTGCAGATGGTCGACAAAGACCTGAAGTGGTTGAAGGATCTGAATTTATTATGGAAGTGGACGCGGTTATTAAAGCAATTGGGCAAACACGTTTCGTTTCGCTCATTGAAGCATTCGGTTTACAGCATATAAACGGTGTAGTCGATATTGATGAAACGACAATGCAAACATCGAATGCGAAAGTATTTGCCTGTGGCGATGTTGTGTTCGGAAACGGTCAAGGGGAAGCGATGGTTGTAACAGCCGCGCAACAAGGGAAAGACGCAGCGTACATCATTCATGAACAATTAAAAAAGACGAGTGAAATTGCATAG
- the preA gene encoding NAD-dependent dihydropyrimidine dehydrogenase subunit PreA yields the protein MADLRIDLAGIKSPNPFWLASAPPTNSGYQVQRAFEAGWGGAVWKTLGEPILNVSSRFAAVSFNGQRVAGFNNIELITDRPLEVNLQEIYETKKRFPDHAIIVSLMVEPQQEKWHEIVKKVEAVGVDGLELNFGCPHGMAERGMGAASGQVPELVEKQTFWVKEVAQTPVIVKLTPNITDITMTAEAAARGGADAISMINTINSLAGVDLDSWNTIPHVGGKGAHGGYCGPAVKPIALNMVAECARNPFFNVPISGIGGISNWQDAAEFILMGATGVQVCTAAMHHGFSIVEDMIDGLNNYLDDKGIASVMDLVGRSVPRYSDWGDLDLNYKVVAEINNDVCINCNKCHIACEDTSHQCIDLYTESGRPMLKVREQDCVGCNLCSIVCPVDGAISMVERKSNIAPMTWNERQSLISNFGK from the coding sequence ATGGCAGACTTACGAATTGACTTAGCAGGCATTAAATCACCGAATCCATTTTGGCTAGCATCCGCACCACCGACGAATTCAGGTTATCAAGTACAACGTGCATTTGAAGCAGGCTGGGGTGGCGCGGTTTGGAAAACATTAGGTGAACCGATTCTAAATGTTTCTTCACGTTTTGCGGCAGTCAGCTTTAACGGACAAAGAGTAGCGGGTTTTAATAATATTGAACTCATTACGGATCGTCCATTAGAGGTCAATTTACAAGAAATTTATGAAACGAAAAAAAGGTTTCCGGACCATGCCATTATTGTGTCGTTAATGGTAGAGCCACAGCAAGAAAAATGGCATGAAATTGTCAAAAAAGTAGAAGCTGTTGGTGTCGATGGTCTTGAGCTTAACTTTGGATGTCCACATGGAATGGCCGAACGCGGAATGGGTGCTGCTTCTGGTCAAGTCCCAGAATTGGTTGAAAAGCAAACGTTTTGGGTCAAAGAGGTGGCACAAACGCCAGTCATTGTAAAGCTAACACCGAACATTACTGATATTACGATGACAGCAGAAGCGGCAGCACGTGGCGGAGCAGACGCGATCAGTATGATTAATACGATTAACAGCTTGGCGGGTGTAGATTTAGATTCATGGAACACGATACCGCATGTTGGTGGGAAAGGGGCGCACGGTGGCTATTGTGGTCCTGCTGTAAAACCAATTGCACTCAATATGGTCGCAGAGTGTGCGCGCAATCCGTTCTTCAATGTGCCGATCTCGGGTATCGGAGGGATTTCAAACTGGCAAGATGCTGCGGAATTCATATTGATGGGAGCAACAGGCGTACAGGTTTGTACAGCGGCGATGCACCACGGCTTTAGTATTGTAGAGGACATGATTGATGGGTTAAATAACTACCTAGATGATAAAGGTATAGCTTCAGTCATGGATTTAGTCGGCAGGTCGGTACCACGATATTCCGACTGGGGAGACTTAGATTTAAACTATAAAGTGGTCGCTGAAATTAATAATGATGTATGCATTAACTGTAATAAATGTCATATTGCGTGTGAAGATACGTCACATCAATGTATCGATTTGTACACAGAAAGTGGTCGTCCGATGCTAAAAGTTCGTGAGCAAGATTGTGTAGGATGTAATTTATGCTCGATTGTATGCCCAGTGGACGGTGCGATTTCGATGGTTGAAAGAAAATCGAATATAGCGCCAATGACATGGAATGAACGTCAATCATTGATTAGTAATTTCGGTAAATAA
- a CDS encoding NCS1 family transporter, protein MASGGDYLKSPDLLPVTHQQRSIGTFGFAVIWVGMAIVLAAFAIGGAGIISLSLPMVILATIIGSVLIGIFMTLIGDIGIEHGLSFPVYMRAPFGTIGTHIPSLVRGVTAACWFGINTYFGALAINGILNLLFGFDNWFLCFLVFAALQLFNTSLGIKSIERFADLAAPIIILISCWMYITLADHATTQGKNVWSWVESPTTGMAAFTAFMVVIMANMGFWATLAADMPSLSRFFKAPKNERNWFKRNKTQLVGSLIVMPITNTFIVAIGAVCYMAVASADPVNALQQSASGFILGVLLLMIVLAQWSTNTSANVIPAATIFSNIGGPKVPFWVGVIIAGIIGILAQPWNLFDILVDALLIIGGILTAIVGILFADYYLIRKRRVNVKELYELDGQFKYMNGFNLAGLIAWIIGGILANIFPTYSSLVGFFAGAIIYYVLAKYWWFKQYPQAELDDPSDEKYLGITVGHDWDDIVTEDK, encoded by the coding sequence ATGGCAAGTGGTGGGGATTATTTAAAATCACCAGATTTACTTCCAGTGACACATCAACAAAGAAGTATTGGGACATTTGGATTTGCAGTAATTTGGGTTGGGATGGCCATCGTATTAGCCGCCTTTGCAATTGGTGGAGCAGGAATTATCAGTTTGTCGTTGCCGATGGTTATTTTAGCGACAATCATCGGTTCGGTTTTAATCGGTATATTTATGACATTAATCGGTGATATCGGCATCGAACATGGCTTATCCTTCCCGGTTTATATGCGTGCGCCATTCGGTACGATTGGCACGCATATACCGTCGCTTGTTCGTGGCGTTACAGCTGCGTGTTGGTTTGGGATTAACACTTATTTTGGTGCGCTTGCAATCAATGGGATTTTGAACTTATTATTTGGCTTTGATAATTGGTTTTTATGTTTCTTAGTTTTTGCGGCATTGCAATTATTTAATACATCTCTCGGCATTAAATCCATTGAACGCTTTGCAGATTTAGCAGCACCAATTATTATTTTAATTTCATGCTGGATGTACATCACACTAGCAGATCATGCAACGACACAAGGGAAAAATGTTTGGTCATGGGTAGAATCACCAACAACGGGAATGGCCGCATTTACAGCTTTCATGGTCGTAATTATGGCAAACATGGGATTCTGGGCAACACTTGCCGCTGATATGCCATCCCTTTCACGTTTCTTTAAAGCACCAAAAAATGAACGGAATTGGTTCAAACGTAATAAAACACAATTAGTCGGTTCATTAATCGTCATGCCGATTACGAATACATTTATCGTCGCAATCGGAGCAGTTTGTTATATGGCGGTCGCATCAGCTGATCCTGTAAATGCGTTACAACAAAGTGCGAGCGGCTTTATTTTAGGGGTCTTATTACTAATGATTGTGTTAGCGCAATGGTCTACGAATACATCTGCAAACGTCATTCCAGCAGCAACAATTTTCTCCAACATTGGTGGACCAAAAGTGCCTTTCTGGGTTGGGGTTATTATAGCTGGGATTATTGGAATTTTGGCGCAGCCGTGGAACTTATTCGATATTTTGGTCGATGCACTATTAATCATTGGTGGTATTTTAACAGCTATTGTAGGTATTTTATTTGCCGATTATTATTTAATCCGTAAACGTCGCGTCAACGTAAAAGAACTTTACGAATTAGATGGTCAATTTAAATATATGAATGGCTTTAATTTAGCAGGGTTAATCGCTTGGATAATCGGTGGTATTTTAGCGAATATATTCCCAACTTATTCTTCATTAGTAGGTTTCTTCGCGGGGGCAATCATTTATTATGTGTTGGCGAAATATTGGTGGTTCAAACAGTACCCACAAGCGGAACTAGATGATCCGAGTGATGAAAAGTATTTAGGGATTACAGTAGGGCATGATTGGGACGATATTGTCACGGAAGATAAGTGA
- a CDS encoding MDR family MFS transporter — MKSIFNYFHPLVWIILSGTIFARTASFMAIPFLALYLHNQLQASPLLIGLTVGIAPLFATFGGLIGGYLTDRFDRKNVIICTVFVWSLTFFGFAFAPSALYFVLLNALNGLCRSFFEPGTQALMIDFTEDAKKRRLFSVRYTAINIAAVMGPLLGVWISNMSSAAMPFMITGIMYAIYGVFLIIVLNRYEMKQQKLAADHRIGTIFSAVRKDQKLLYFIAGGILITFGYAQFDSTLPQLIDMRVEDGIKLFSYVIVANSITVLTLQLPLTIMIEKMAIYTSLKIGIVIFSAGLLLLGLSENTWMFIGSMMIFSIGEIFCFPMMNAVIEEIAPIDQKGIYLGAGQLKNIGGFIGPIVGGWLLIVTVDWMYVIISIVMLSSIFVYRKALHVQKTAQLHP; from the coding sequence ATGAAATCAATCTTCAATTATTTTCACCCGCTTGTTTGGATTATATTAAGTGGGACTATATTTGCTCGCACGGCTAGTTTCATGGCCATCCCTTTTTTAGCCCTATATTTACATAATCAACTACAGGCTTCTCCTTTACTTATTGGATTAACAGTTGGGATCGCGCCGCTGTTTGCTACGTTTGGTGGTCTTATAGGCGGATACTTAACAGATCGTTTTGATCGAAAGAATGTCATTATTTGTACGGTATTTGTTTGGAGTCTAACATTTTTCGGATTTGCTTTTGCACCATCAGCCCTTTATTTTGTTTTGTTAAATGCGTTAAATGGGCTATGTCGTTCATTTTTTGAGCCAGGGACACAAGCGCTAATGATTGATTTTACCGAGGACGCCAAAAAGCGCAGACTGTTTTCTGTCCGGTACACTGCGATTAATATTGCCGCGGTAATGGGACCGTTGTTGGGTGTTTGGATTTCGAACATGTCGAGCGCAGCGATGCCATTTATGATTACCGGTATTATGTACGCAATTTACGGAGTCTTTTTAATTATTGTGCTGAATCGTTATGAAATGAAGCAACAAAAATTAGCGGCAGATCATCGAATCGGGACCATCTTTAGTGCAGTGAGAAAAGACCAAAAATTGCTTTATTTTATCGCAGGTGGAATATTGATTACATTTGGTTATGCGCAATTTGATTCGACATTGCCACAATTGATTGATATGCGAGTAGAGGACGGGATAAAGCTGTTTTCATACGTCATCGTAGCCAACTCGATTACTGTGTTAACATTACAACTCCCGTTAACGATTATGATTGAGAAAATGGCCATCTATACTTCTCTAAAAATCGGCATCGTGATTTTTTCAGCTGGTTTATTATTGCTTGGATTATCCGAAAACACGTGGATGTTTATTGGCAGTATGATGATTTTTTCAATTGGAGAAATTTTTTGTTTCCCAATGATGAACGCCGTGATTGAAGAAATTGCACCAATTGATCAAAAAGGCATTTACTTAGGGGCAGGGCAACTAAAAAATATCGGTGGTTTTATCGGTCCTATTGTAGGTGGGTGGTTACTCATTGTAACTGTTGATTGGATGTATGTTATTATTTCAATCGTCATGTTAAGTAGTATATTCGTATATCGAAAAGCGCTTCATGTGCAAAAAACAGCACAGTTACATCCTTAA
- a CDS encoding sodium-dependent transporter: protein MQTSQQWSSKIGFILSAAGSAIGVGAIWKLPYVTGVSGGGAFFLLFILFSLFIGFPLLLAEFIIGRSTQKEAVSAYRSLAPNTKWHWIGKLGVFTCFLLLSFYSVIGGWIVIYFVKGMFGGIITDSADYATVFNETIGNPLLVMGAQFAFLAFTVLVVAKGIQNGIEKASKILMPALFILFFVLIVRSLTLDNAMEGVMFFLAPDFSNITSESILFAMGQAFFSLSIGVSVMVTYSSYLSKKESLIQPAISIVSMNLFIALLAGLAIFPAVFSLGLEPDEGPGLLFVVLPAVFNQIIFGEAFLLGFLALFLFATLTSAFSMLEIIVASLVKGKEENRTKYAYIVGILIFAVGVPSALSYSIFADVSIFSKSIFDSADYLVSNILMPLGVFLIAIFVPRKIEKSKLREELLQHSRLGATAFNIWFFIMKYIIPLVIFIVFLDITGILDKIMALF, encoded by the coding sequence ATTCAAACATCACAGCAATGGTCATCAAAAATTGGTTTTATTTTATCTGCTGCTGGATCAGCTATAGGAGTAGGCGCCATTTGGAAGCTTCCCTATGTTACTGGCGTTAGTGGAGGAGGAGCATTCTTTCTTCTATTCATTTTATTCTCATTATTTATTGGTTTTCCGTTATTATTAGCAGAATTCATTATTGGGAGAAGCACACAAAAAGAAGCAGTTAGTGCTTATCGTAGTTTAGCACCGAATACGAAATGGCATTGGATTGGTAAACTCGGCGTATTTACTTGTTTCCTATTATTATCGTTCTATAGTGTCATTGGTGGATGGATTGTCATTTATTTTGTCAAAGGGATGTTTGGTGGCATTATTACTGACAGTGCCGATTATGCTACTGTCTTTAACGAGACAATTGGAAATCCACTTTTAGTGATGGGCGCTCAATTTGCCTTTTTAGCATTTACAGTACTAGTCGTTGCGAAAGGGATTCAAAACGGGATTGAAAAGGCGAGTAAAATTTTAATGCCGGCATTATTTATTTTATTTTTCGTATTAATCGTTCGTTCATTAACGCTTGATAATGCAATGGAAGGTGTTATGTTCTTCTTAGCTCCTGACTTCTCAAACATTACATCAGAAAGTATTCTGTTTGCGATGGGGCAAGCTTTCTTCTCATTAAGCATTGGTGTATCAGTAATGGTTACGTATAGTTCTTATTTATCGAAAAAAGAAAGCCTGATTCAACCAGCGATTTCAATCGTTTCCATGAATTTATTCATCGCTTTATTAGCAGGATTAGCAATCTTCCCAGCTGTTTTCTCACTTGGTTTAGAACCAGATGAAGGACCTGGTTTACTGTTTGTCGTATTACCTGCTGTATTTAATCAAATTATTTTTGGTGAAGCGTTCCTGCTAGGGTTTTTAGCATTATTTTTATTTGCTACATTAACTTCTGCCTTTTCAATGTTAGAAATTATTGTTGCTTCTCTTGTAAAAGGTAAAGAAGAAAATCGTACAAAATATGCGTACATTGTTGGTATTTTAATTTTCGCAGTAGGTGTACCTTCTGCATTGTCATATAGTATTTTTGCAGATGTATCAATTTTCTCGAAAAGCATTTTTGACTCAGCTGACTATTTAGTAAGTAATATTTTAATGCCACTTGGTGTATTTTTAATCGCGATTTTTGTACCAAGAAAGATTGAGAAAAGTAAATTACGCGAAGAACTATTACAGCATTCTCGCTTAGGCGCAACTGCTTTTAATATTTGGTTCTTCATTATGAAGTATATTATTCCACTCGTTATTTTTATCGTATTCCTTGATATTACAGGCATACTCGATAAAATTATGGCATTGTTCTAA
- a CDS encoding LytTR family DNA-binding domain-containing protein, whose amino-acid sequence MKVEVLIAPEYVEPVAEIKTNQLTSTIEKAVELLEKEDFGGKIPIYQGKEIILIEKSSIQLVRTEVGKVIVYDAKGEWYETKTPLVDFEKLLGENFIRISKSTIVNLSAVQSVKASFSGTLDILLENGQEDVISRKYKADFKKKLGV is encoded by the coding sequence GTGAAAGTAGAAGTGTTAATTGCGCCAGAGTATGTTGAACCAGTTGCAGAAATTAAAACGAATCAATTAACGTCAACAATCGAAAAAGCAGTTGAGTTATTAGAGAAAGAAGATTTCGGTGGGAAAATACCCATTTATCAAGGGAAGGAGATTATCCTAATCGAAAAATCGTCCATTCAACTTGTACGAACAGAAGTAGGAAAAGTCATTGTTTATGATGCGAAAGGGGAGTGGTACGAAACGAAAACACCATTAGTGGATTTCGAGAAATTATTGGGAGAAAACTTTATTCGGATTTCCAAAAGCACCATTGTTAATTTATCAGCGGTTCAGTCGGTGAAAGCATCTTTTAGTGGAACGTTAGATATTTTGTTAGAAAACGGGCAAGAAGATGTTATTAGTCGAAAGTACAAAGCAGATTTCAAGAAAAAGTTAGGGGTGTAA
- a CDS encoding DUF3021 family protein — MQKAISTTVQSFAIGCMIFMLSLCVSYWEMGDEIYNLIQTRFDFIVLGIFIVSLIGGGFGHVIYQFNIKYKMQVFIHYATTISAILIVSVWLKFVSMSYLHFFLYFILTSVIFFIIWYVYYLKLKKEADLINAAIINSKKMRELS, encoded by the coding sequence ATGCAAAAAGCCATTTCAACGACAGTCCAGTCATTTGCGATAGGATGTATGATTTTTATGCTATCACTTTGTGTGTCATATTGGGAAATGGGGGATGAAATATATAATTTAATTCAAACGAGATTTGACTTTATCGTCCTCGGAATTTTTATCGTATCCCTTATTGGAGGAGGATTTGGACATGTCATTTATCAATTTAACATAAAGTATAAAATGCAAGTGTTCATTCATTATGCCACAACAATTAGTGCAATTTTAATCGTATCTGTTTGGTTAAAGTTCGTATCAATGTCTTATTTACATTTCTTCTTATATTTCATTTTGACAAGTGTGATTTTCTTTATCATTTGGTATGTATATTATCTGAAATTAAAAAAGGAAGCGGATTTGATTAATGCCGCAATTATCAATTCAAAAAAGATGCGCGAATTGTCTTAA
- a CDS encoding ATP-dependent exonuclease: MFKNTSPRLFFSMAAITMLIISPFVAILMPIILIETFFKDPTRLYIYPFITSAKIIVFAFVLFAGACLLLFWKRKKVTFLLSTLIVAGGIFALYSTSQMYTVIDFEQIKVKNVWSEESVEWADMDEVVFEYIPGDLGDYIFKMADGQRFIIPENKSHVTSYIYNLANAKNIPFVERAKE; the protein is encoded by the coding sequence ATGTTTAAAAATACTTCACCACGTTTATTCTTTTCGATGGCAGCCATTACAATGCTCATTATTTCACCGTTTGTTGCAATTCTTATGCCAATTATACTGATCGAAACATTTTTTAAAGATCCAACAAGGCTCTATATTTATCCTTTTATCACAAGTGCGAAAATTATTGTTTTTGCCTTTGTTTTGTTTGCAGGGGCGTGTTTGTTATTGTTTTGGAAACGAAAGAAAGTGACATTTTTACTAAGCACGCTTATTGTAGCAGGTGGGATTTTTGCTCTTTATAGTACGTCACAAATGTATACGGTCATTGACTTCGAACAAATTAAAGTGAAAAATGTATGGTCAGAGGAATCGGTGGAATGGGCGGATATGGATGAAGTAGTCTTTGAATATATTCCGGGTGACTTAGGGGATTATATATTTAAAATGGCGGATGGACAGCGATTTATCATTCCAGAAAATAAATCACATGTAACGAGTTATATTTACAATTTGGCAAACGCAAAAAATATTCCATTTGTTGAAAGAGCGAAGGAATAA
- a CDS encoding alkaline phosphatase family protein, translating into MHAKQNYVIVISYDAFSKDNWDSAKTLPNLAQLIANGASTNRVKSIYPTLTYVIHSSYVTGVYPNKHGVFHNNPFQPFVLENEQNWHWYRDDLKMPTVYEAARSKGLTTAGILWPVTGKATIHYNIPEIKAVRNENQALKIIKNGSKRFTLAMEWKYGKVRRGIAQPYLDDFITKCAVDTILNKKPNLLLMHLIDLDDSKHLHGTKGPHIEAVLKRMDCRIGELMKAVEDAGIRDETTFLIVGDHGQLDVRYKIYLNRLFFDNDLIYEENGEMKWRAYVQGAGGAAYLHIQQDDEEAKATALSLLGDLAKKAEYGIEAIYSRKELDKLHVDERFEFMIEAREGYCFEDDYTNEVIVDLHARGQKYATHGYSPEKPNYTSNLIISGEGVKAGYDIGEVSVVDIGPTIAHMLKLPFNNVDGRALVEIFN; encoded by the coding sequence ATGCATGCTAAACAAAATTATGTCATCGTCATTTCCTATGATGCTTTTTCAAAAGACAATTGGGACAGTGCAAAAACTTTGCCTAATTTAGCGCAGTTGATTGCAAATGGCGCATCGACCAATCGGGTAAAAAGCATCTATCCAACATTGACGTATGTCATTCACAGTTCCTATGTCACGGGGGTTTATCCGAATAAGCATGGGGTATTTCACAATAACCCGTTTCAACCTTTTGTACTTGAAAACGAACAAAATTGGCATTGGTATCGGGATGATTTGAAAATGCCAACCGTTTATGAAGCAGCGCGCAGCAAAGGCTTAACTACAGCCGGGATTTTATGGCCCGTTACAGGAAAAGCAACGATTCATTATAATATTCCTGAAATAAAAGCCGTTCGAAATGAAAATCAAGCATTGAAAATCATAAAAAATGGCAGTAAACGCTTTACGCTGGCGATGGAATGGAAATATGGGAAAGTACGTCGAGGGATTGCGCAGCCTTATTTAGATGATTTCATTACAAAGTGCGCGGTTGATACGATTTTAAACAAGAAGCCGAATTTATTGCTCATGCATTTAATCGATCTCGATGATTCGAAGCATTTGCATGGCACAAAAGGTCCACATATTGAAGCCGTGCTAAAACGCATGGATTGTCGCATTGGCGAACTGATGAAAGCTGTTGAAGATGCGGGCATTCGCGACGAAACAACCTTCTTAATTGTTGGGGATCATGGACAGCTCGATGTGCGTTATAAAATTTATTTAAATCGGCTATTTTTTGATAATGACCTCATTTATGAAGAAAACGGTGAAATGAAATGGCGCGCCTATGTTCAAGGTGCGGGTGGCGCGGCATATTTGCATATTCAACAAGATGATGAAGAAGCAAAAGCTACGGCATTATCTCTACTGGGAGATTTAGCGAAAAAAGCTGAATACGGGATTGAAGCGATTTATTCTAGAAAAGAACTCGATAAACTACACGTAGATGAGCGGTTCGAATTCATGATTGAAGCACGGGAAGGCTATTGTTTTGAGGATGACTATACAAATGAAGTCATTGTTGATTTACATGCGCGCGGTCAAAAATATGCAACACATGGCTACTCCCCTGAAAAGCCCAATTATACAAGCAATTTAATAATTTCAGGCGAGGGGGTTAAAGCTGGATATGATATCGGTGAAGTGAGCGTTGTCGATATCGGGCCAACGATTGCGCATATGTTAAAGCTCCCGTTTAATAATGTTGACGGGCGCGCTTTAGTAGAGATTTTTAACTAA